A genomic segment from Phragmites australis chromosome 6, lpPhrAust1.1, whole genome shotgun sequence encodes:
- the LOC133921827 gene encoding glyceraldehyde-3-phosphate dehydrogenase 2, cytosolic: protein MAKIKIGINGFGRIGRLVARVALQSDDVELVAVNDPFITTDYMTYMFKYDTVHGQWKHHDVKVKDSKTLLFGEKEVTVFGCRNPEEIPWGEAGAEYVVESTGVFTDKDKAAAHLKGGAKKVVISAPSKDAPMFVVGVNEKEYKSDINIVSNASCTTNCLAPLAKVINDKFGIVEGLMTTVHAITATQKTVDGPSSKDWRGGRAASFNIIPSSTGAAKAVGKVLPALNGKLTGMAFRVPTVDVSVVDLTVRLEKSATYDQIKAAIKAESEGNLKGILGYVEEDLVSTDFQGDSRSSIFDAKAGIALNDKFVKLVSWYDNEWGYSSRVVDLIRHMHSTN, encoded by the exons ATGG CGAAGATCAAGATCGGGATCAACG GGTTCGGCAGAATCGGCAGGCTGGTGGCCAGGGTGGCGCTGCAGAGCGACGATGTCGAGCTCGTCGCCGTCAACGACCCCTTCATCACGACCGACTACATG acatacatgttcaagtacGACACTGTCCACGGACAGTGGAAGCACCATGATGTCAAGGTCAAGGACTCCAAGACCCTTCTGTTTGGTGAGAAGGAGGTTACCGTTTTTGGCTGCAG GAACCCTGAGGAGATCCCGTGGGGTGAGGCTGGCGCTGAGTATGTTGTTGAGTCTACTGGTGTTTTCACTGACAAGGATAAGGCTGCAGCTCACTTGAAG GGTGGTGCCAAGAAGGTCGTCATTTCTGCTCCCAGCAAGGACGCCCCCATGTTTGTTGTTGGTGTCAATGAGAAGGAATACAAGTCTGACATTAACATTGTCTCCAATGCTAGCTGCACTACGAACTGCCTTGCTCCTCTTGCTAAG GTCATCAATGACAAGTTTGGCATTGTTGAGGGCCTGATGACCACCGTTCATGCCATCACTG CTACCCAAAAGACTGTTGATGGGCCCTCATCCAAGGACTGGAGGGGTGGAAGGGCTGCTAGCTTCAACATCATTCCTAGCAGCACCGGAGCCGCTAAG GCTGTTGGCAAAGTGCTTCCCGCCCTTAACGGAAAGTTGACTGGGATGGCCTTCCGTGTTCCCACTGTTGATGTTTCTGTTGTTGATCTGACTGTCAGGCTTGAGAAGTCAGCTACCTATGATCAGATCAAGGCCGCAATCAA GGCCGAGTCAGAGGGAAACCTCAAGGGCATTTTGGGTTATGTCGAGGAGGACCTTGTTTCCACTGACTTCCAGGGTGACAGCAG GTCCAGCATCTTCGACGCGAAGGCTGGAATTGCTTTGAACGACAAGTTCGTGAAGCTTGTGTCCTGGTATGACAACGAGTGGGGATACAG CTCCCGCGTGGTCGACCTGATCCGCCACATGCACAGCACCAACTAG